From Pseudovibrio sp. Tun.PSC04-5.I4, a single genomic window includes:
- a CDS encoding alpha-ketoglutarate-dependent dioxygenase AlkB — protein sequence MQMGDAFPQGFQYLPGYFSEKDQRELVGLLREFVAEAPLFTPVMPRTGKEFSVRMTNLGDLGWVSDLKGYRYQAQHPVSGRNWPAIPEVLINLWQKVGHCAAPPEACLVNYYAATAKMGMHQDRDEKTFDAPVVSVSLGDAAIFKLGGVKRGGPTKSLRLQSGDVVVLGGDARLCYHGIDRIQGGSSSLLKDGGRLNLTLRRVSPI from the coding sequence ATGCAGATGGGTGATGCATTTCCCCAAGGTTTTCAGTACCTCCCAGGTTATTTCTCAGAGAAGGACCAGAGGGAATTGGTTGGTCTACTCCGGGAATTTGTTGCCGAAGCGCCGCTCTTCACACCTGTCATGCCGCGAACGGGTAAAGAGTTCTCAGTTCGCATGACAAATCTAGGCGATCTTGGTTGGGTTTCTGATCTCAAGGGATATAGGTATCAAGCACAACACCCAGTGAGCGGTCGAAATTGGCCTGCTATCCCTGAGGTTCTCATCAATCTGTGGCAGAAGGTTGGACATTGCGCAGCGCCGCCGGAGGCCTGTCTCGTCAACTATTATGCAGCGACCGCGAAAATGGGAATGCATCAGGACCGAGATGAGAAGACATTTGATGCACCGGTGGTTTCCGTAAGCCTTGGAGATGCCGCTATATTTAAGTTGGGCGGGGTCAAACGAGGCGGGCCTACTAAATCACTTAGGTTACAATCAGGGGATGTTGTCGTTCTTGGTGGGGATGCACGGCTTTGCTATCACGGTATTGATCGCATTCAAGGAGGCAGTTCCAGCCTCCTGAAGGATGGAGGCCGGCTGAACCTTACATTACGGCGCGTTTCGCCAATTTAA
- a CDS encoding rRNA adenine N-6-methyltransferase family protein → MNKFREPSRFLRAWVEAPLTTGAVAPSGAVLARRMAEFVPVDSVNPVLELGPGTGPVTKAILEAGISKERLTCLEFSGDFCKHLSEKFDGLHVVQGDAYNMHPSLRHIEPNSLCAVVSSLPLVSRPMEYRLKCIRDAFALMRPGAPFVQFSYSLASPVSLKSKMFSWSKTGWIIRNIPPARVWIYRKPF, encoded by the coding sequence TTGAACAAATTTCGTGAACCCTCAAGGTTTCTTCGGGCGTGGGTGGAAGCACCACTCACGACCGGAGCTGTCGCGCCTTCAGGCGCAGTCCTTGCTCGACGGATGGCAGAATTTGTCCCCGTCGACTCAGTGAATCCAGTTCTGGAACTTGGGCCCGGCACAGGGCCGGTCACCAAAGCGATCCTTGAAGCCGGCATTTCCAAGGAACGGCTGACTTGCTTGGAATTCAGCGGTGATTTCTGCAAACACCTCTCAGAAAAATTTGATGGACTTCATGTTGTGCAGGGGGATGCTTACAATATGCATCCTAGCTTGCGGCACATTGAGCCGAATTCACTATGTGCGGTTGTCTCAAGTCTGCCATTGGTTTCGAGACCGATGGAATATCGGCTCAAATGCATACGTGATGCCTTCGCGCTCATGCGACCGGGCGCACCGTTTGTCCAGTTTTCATATTCTTTGGCATCTCCAGTTTCACTGAAATCAAAAATGTTTAGCTGGTCAAAAACTGGCTGGATAATAAGAAACATCCCGCCTGCACGGGTATGGATTTACCGTAAGCCGTTTTGA
- a CDS encoding helix-turn-helix domain-containing protein, which produces MPDSSVIGTRERLLDAAERLLAEHGLAETSVRMITEKAEANVAAVNYHFGSKDDLVKAVFMRRLREIDDMRMQRLDALEVGGRQPDVEEITRAFMEPLVVQGISRETGKLVPFVVLIRQVFSDPESGQKIMHSWEPPKIILRITKALAKATQSDIPSGPRAQLLMMLMHSATLEALYVVTGASKGPYDEEMDQDEIVEGTIRFVSSGIRAFFMSDALEDA; this is translated from the coding sequence GTGCCAGACAGTTCTGTAATAGGGACCCGTGAACGGTTGCTTGATGCGGCCGAACGCTTGCTCGCTGAACATGGTCTTGCGGAAACTTCTGTGAGAATGATTACCGAAAAAGCGGAGGCAAACGTCGCCGCTGTGAACTATCACTTCGGCAGTAAGGATGATCTTGTCAAAGCCGTATTTATGCGTCGTCTGAGAGAGATTGATGACATGCGTATGCAACGGCTTGACGCTTTGGAAGTTGGCGGACGCCAGCCCGATGTTGAGGAAATCACACGTGCCTTCATGGAGCCCTTGGTTGTTCAGGGAATTTCACGGGAAACCGGGAAACTCGTTCCGTTTGTTGTGCTTATCCGGCAGGTGTTCTCCGATCCGGAATCCGGTCAAAAGATCATGCATTCCTGGGAGCCGCCCAAAATTATCCTACGCATCACAAAAGCCTTGGCCAAAGCAACGCAAAGTGACATCCCAAGCGGACCGCGCGCCCAACTTTTGATGATGCTGATGCACAGTGCGACACTTGAGGCGCTTTACGTCGTTACTGGAGCCTCCAAAGGTCCATACGATGAAGAAATGGATCAAGATGAAATCGTAGAAGGCACAATCCGGTTCGTATCTAGTGGCATCCGTGCATTCTTCATGTCAGACGCATTGGAAGACGCCTAA
- a CDS encoding FMN-binding glutamate synthase family protein: MHLLPPLLSAVLNIFAAIVSLTILFAVISVVVLYVIDRRQHKDAIRHNFPVVGRFRSLFTYLGEFFRQYFFAMDREEMPFNRAERTWVDHASKAEGNTMAFGSTKNLSLPGTALFVNAPFAKLEEEIDEPEPLLIGPYVENPYIPPSYFNISGMSFGAISRPAVLALSRGAKMANCWMNTGEGGLSPYHIEGGADIVFQIGTAKYGCRNDDSTLNEDKLRKITEHSQVKMVEIKLAQGAKPGKGGLLPGGKVTPEIAEIRGIKVGQPSHSPNRHPEISNTGELLDFIDRVRKIAKKPVGFKTVIGSSLWVEQLCKEINHRGIEHAPDFITIDSADGGTGAAPMPLMDNVGLRIAEALPMVDQVLRRHDLRGRIRIIVSGKRITPSAVALMLCSGADFAVTARGFMFALGCIQAMRCNKNTCPTGITTHDEALQAGLDPTDKSHRVAAYCHSVRKEVDMIAHACGVDAARELSQEHARIVQENGHSVSLEELYPHAPH; this comes from the coding sequence ATGCATTTGTTGCCCCCATTGCTCAGTGCTGTACTGAATATTTTTGCTGCAATCGTCTCCTTAACTATCCTCTTTGCAGTCATTTCGGTGGTTGTTCTTTATGTGATTGACCGGCGGCAGCATAAAGATGCGATACGGCACAATTTCCCTGTTGTTGGACGTTTTAGATCGCTTTTCACATATCTGGGCGAGTTTTTTCGGCAATATTTCTTCGCCATGGATCGCGAGGAAATGCCGTTTAACCGTGCCGAGCGAACCTGGGTGGATCATGCGTCTAAGGCTGAAGGAAATACGATGGCTTTCGGTTCTACAAAAAACCTTAGTTTGCCGGGAACCGCGCTCTTTGTGAATGCGCCATTTGCGAAGCTGGAAGAAGAAATTGACGAACCTGAACCGTTGTTGATCGGCCCATACGTCGAAAACCCCTACATCCCGCCAAGTTACTTCAACATCTCGGGTATGAGTTTTGGGGCTATTTCACGACCAGCAGTTCTGGCTCTTTCCCGTGGTGCCAAAATGGCAAACTGCTGGATGAACACTGGGGAGGGAGGGTTGTCTCCCTACCATATTGAGGGGGGAGCTGACATCGTCTTCCAAATTGGCACAGCCAAGTATGGTTGCCGAAATGATGACAGTACTTTGAATGAAGATAAGCTGCGGAAAATAACTGAGCATTCTCAGGTGAAGATGGTTGAGATTAAGCTCGCACAAGGCGCAAAGCCGGGCAAGGGTGGCTTGCTTCCAGGCGGAAAAGTTACCCCGGAAATAGCAGAAATTCGTGGCATCAAAGTTGGGCAACCATCGCACTCCCCCAATAGGCATCCAGAAATCAGTAATACTGGGGAACTGTTGGATTTTATTGACCGAGTCCGAAAGATCGCCAAAAAGCCGGTTGGTTTTAAAACGGTGATAGGGTCATCCCTGTGGGTTGAGCAACTCTGCAAAGAAATAAACCATCGTGGCATCGAACATGCGCCAGATTTCATCACTATAGATTCAGCTGATGGAGGGACAGGTGCAGCCCCAATGCCGCTTATGGACAATGTCGGCCTGCGCATTGCCGAAGCGCTCCCCATGGTCGATCAGGTGCTGCGGAGACATGATTTGCGCGGGCGTATACGCATCATCGTGTCGGGAAAACGAATCACACCCTCAGCAGTTGCTTTGATGTTATGTTCAGGTGCTGATTTTGCGGTCACTGCGCGCGGGTTCATGTTTGCTCTTGGCTGCATTCAAGCTATGCGGTGCAATAAAAATACATGCCCAACCGGCATAACAACGCATGACGAAGCTCTTCAAGCAGGTCTCGACCCAACTGACAAAAGCCACCGTGTTGCAGCCTACTGTCATAGTGTACGCAAAGAAGTAGATATGATCGCCCATGCATGTGGTGTTGATGCTGCGCGAGAACTTTCACAAGAGCATGCCCGCATCGTCCAAGAAAACGGGCATTCGGTATCTTTAGAAGAATTATATCCACATGCTCCCCACTAG
- the dnaJ gene encoding molecular chaperone DnaJ has protein sequence MSKRDYYEVLGVAREVDEKALKSAYRKQAMKFHPDRNPGNDEAEANFKEVSEAYESLKDPQKRAAYDRFGHAAFENGGPGGGGAGHGDFSSTMSDIFDEFFGGGGGGGGRRSSGRERGADLRYNLEVSLEEAYEGKSVEIEVPTSVTCEPCSGSGAKSGTRPSTCPTCGGVGRVRAAQGFFTMERTCPTCQGRGEIITDPCDSCGGTGRTTNERTLSVSIPSGIEDGTRIRLSGEGEAGARGGPAGDLYIFLSIRPHEFFQRDGADIFCRVPISMTTAALGGQFEVPALDGNTARVKVPESTQTGKQFRLRGKGMRVMRSSQLGDMYIQVAVETPTSLTKRQKELLTEFEGESSSENHPESTGFFAKAKDFLENFKT, from the coding sequence ATGTCTAAACGCGACTACTACGAGGTGCTGGGGGTAGCACGGGAGGTCGACGAGAAGGCACTGAAGAGCGCTTATCGCAAACAAGCAATGAAGTTTCATCCTGACCGGAATCCTGGAAATGATGAAGCGGAAGCAAACTTTAAGGAAGTAAGCGAAGCTTACGAATCCCTGAAAGACCCGCAGAAGCGCGCTGCCTACGATCGATTTGGCCATGCAGCCTTTGAAAACGGCGGCCCTGGTGGTGGTGGAGCTGGTCATGGCGACTTTTCTTCAACCATGTCAGACATCTTTGACGAGTTCTTCGGCGGTGGCGGTGGCGGCGGTGGTCGTCGCAGTTCAGGCCGTGAGCGCGGTGCAGATCTTCGTTACAACCTGGAAGTCTCTCTTGAGGAAGCTTACGAAGGTAAGTCCGTTGAGATTGAGGTTCCAACTTCTGTAACCTGTGAGCCATGTAGCGGTTCTGGTGCGAAGTCTGGCACACGGCCATCTACCTGCCCAACCTGTGGCGGTGTAGGTCGTGTACGCGCAGCTCAGGGCTTCTTTACTATGGAGCGGACCTGCCCAACCTGTCAGGGGCGTGGTGAGATTATCACTGACCCATGCGATAGCTGTGGCGGTACTGGTCGGACGACAAACGAACGCACCCTCTCTGTAAGCATTCCATCAGGTATCGAAGACGGAACTCGTATTCGTCTTTCTGGGGAAGGAGAAGCAGGTGCACGTGGAGGTCCAGCAGGGGATTTGTATATTTTCCTGTCTATTCGTCCACATGAATTCTTCCAGCGTGATGGTGCCGATATTTTCTGTCGTGTGCCGATCTCAATGACGACTGCTGCTTTGGGTGGTCAGTTTGAAGTTCCAGCGCTGGATGGCAACACTGCGCGTGTAAAAGTTCCTGAAAGTACTCAGACTGGTAAGCAGTTCAGACTGCGCGGTAAGGGCATGCGTGTTATGCGGTCTAGCCAGCTGGGGGATATGTATATTCAAGTTGCAGTTGAGACTCCCACAAGCCTGACGAAAAGGCAGAAAGAGCTTCTAACAGAATTTGAAGGTGAATCTTCGAGCGAGAACCACCCTGAATCTACAGGCTTTTTCGCGAAGGCAAAAGATTTTCTGGAAAATTTCAAAACTTAG
- the dnaK gene encoding molecular chaperone DnaK — translation MAKVIGIDLGTTNSCVSVMDGKDAKVIENAEGARTTPSMVAFADDGEKLVGQPAKRQAVTNPTDTLFAVKRLIGRRFDDPTVAKDKKLVPYEIVKADNGDAWVEAEGEKYSPSQVSAFILQKMKETAESFLGETVTQAVITVPAYFNDAQRQATKDAGKIAGLEVLRIINEPTAAALAYGMDKNDGKTIAVYDLGGGTFDVSVLEIGDGVFEVKSTNGDTFLGGEDFDMRLVDYLAGEFKKEQGIDLKNDKLALQRLKEAAEKAKIELSSASQTEINLPFITADASGPKHLTLKLTRAKFEQLVDDLVQRTVAPMKAALKDAGLTAGDLDEVVLVGGMTRMPKVQEVVKQFFGKEPHKGVNPDEVVAMGAAIQAGVLQGDVKDVLLLDVTPLSLGIETLGGVFTRLIDRNTTIPTKKGQVFSTAEDHQTAVTIRVFQGEREMAADNKILGQFDLVGIPPAPRGVPQVEVAFDIDANGIVNVSAKDKGTGKEQQIRIQASGGLSDADIEQMVKDAESHAEEDKKRKDIVEAKNQAEALHHSTEKSVKEYGDKVSDEDKSAIESALAALKVSLEGEDLEDITAKTQTLAEVSMKLGEAMYKDAQEDVGEEPADDGAPEAVDDVVDADFEEVKDDDKKSS, via the coding sequence ATGGCAAAGGTCATCGGAATCGACCTCGGCACGACTAATTCGTGCGTATCTGTAATGGACGGCAAAGACGCCAAAGTAATTGAGAACGCAGAAGGTGCGCGTACTACCCCTTCTATGGTTGCGTTCGCTGATGATGGCGAGAAGCTTGTAGGTCAGCCGGCTAAGCGTCAGGCTGTTACCAATCCAACAGACACTCTGTTCGCAGTTAAGCGTCTTATCGGTCGTCGTTTTGACGATCCAACAGTCGCTAAAGACAAAAAGCTGGTTCCATACGAAATCGTTAAAGCTGACAACGGCGACGCATGGGTAGAAGCTGAAGGCGAAAAGTACTCCCCATCTCAGGTTTCCGCTTTTATCTTGCAGAAGATGAAAGAAACGGCTGAGAGCTTCCTGGGTGAAACTGTTACTCAGGCTGTTATCACTGTTCCTGCATACTTCAACGATGCTCAGCGTCAGGCAACAAAAGATGCCGGTAAGATCGCTGGCCTTGAAGTTCTGCGTATCATCAACGAGCCTACCGCGGCTGCCCTTGCATACGGCATGGACAAGAACGACGGTAAAACCATTGCTGTTTACGATCTTGGTGGTGGTACCTTCGATGTTTCCGTACTGGAAATTGGCGATGGCGTATTTGAAGTTAAGTCCACCAATGGTGATACCTTCCTCGGTGGTGAAGACTTTGACATGCGTCTGGTTGACTACCTTGCTGGCGAATTCAAAAAAGAGCAGGGCATCGACCTTAAGAACGACAAGCTCGCATTGCAGCGCTTGAAAGAAGCTGCTGAAAAAGCAAAGATTGAGCTGTCCTCCGCATCTCAGACCGAAATCAACCTGCCGTTTATCACTGCAGATGCTTCCGGTCCTAAGCACCTTACACTGAAACTGACACGCGCTAAGTTTGAACAACTCGTTGACGATCTCGTTCAGCGGACTGTTGCTCCGATGAAAGCAGCCCTGAAAGACGCTGGTCTTACCGCAGGCGACCTTGATGAGGTTGTTCTCGTTGGTGGTATGACCCGTATGCCTAAAGTTCAGGAAGTTGTGAAGCAGTTCTTCGGCAAAGAACCTCATAAGGGTGTGAACCCAGATGAAGTTGTTGCGATGGGTGCTGCTATTCAGGCAGGCGTTCTGCAGGGCGACGTTAAAGACGTTCTACTTCTTGACGTTACTCCACTGTCCCTTGGTATCGAAACTCTCGGTGGCGTATTCACCCGCCTGATCGACCGCAACACCACTATCCCTACGAAAAAGGGACAGGTTTTCTCTACAGCTGAAGATCATCAGACTGCAGTGACCATCCGTGTGTTCCAGGGCGAGCGTGAAATGGCTGCGGATAACAAAATTCTGGGTCAGTTTGACCTGGTTGGTATCCCTCCGGCACCACGCGGCGTTCCACAGGTTGAAGTTGCCTTCGACATTGATGCGAACGGTATCGTGAACGTGTCCGCGAAAGATAAAGGCACCGGCAAAGAACAGCAGATCCGCATTCAGGCATCTGGTGGACTATCCGACGCTGATATCGAACAGATGGTGAAAGACGCTGAATCTCACGCTGAAGAAGACAAAAAGCGTAAGGATATTGTCGAAGCCAAAAACCAGGCTGAAGCCCTTCATCACTCAACAGAGAAATCTGTCAAGGAGTACGGCGATAAGGTTTCAGATGAAGATAAGTCTGCTATCGAATCCGCTTTGGCTGCATTGAAGGTGTCTCTTGAAGGTGAGGATCTGGAAGATATCACTGCGAAGACACAGACCCTCGCTGAAGTTTCCATGAAACTTGGCGAAGCAATGTACAAGGATGCACAGGAAGACGTCGGTGAAGAGCCTGCTGATGACGGTGCCCCTGAAGCTGTAGATGATGTTGTTGATGCTGATTTCGAAGAAGTCAAAGACGACGACAAAAAATCCAGCTAA